One Ignavibacteriota bacterium genomic window carries:
- a CDS encoding DUF362 domain-containing protein: MVKVAVARKEHKVEALNDVLEKSQFDTTLQSVFEKSGKTDKSAFSIVIKPNMMVFSNLTEYRTVTTDVELMECLMQHIRSLGFTNIKVVEAQNVLALWLNGHTVKRVAKLSGYSNNGYEVVDLTEESVDTNYRWRDAKGKETVWKHPVGKSWRDADFRISFAKCKSHESDYMTLTVKNVYGCFPARDKHQQYHMQREVPDVTASSVWTFPIHFGLIDAFVASDGYQGYKTQKYPKELKMMFGSSDAVCADLECTKRAGIHGTKLNIIRKYLEWARDGKYPEYEVVGDQSTMFTDIIPHWQNISDEIVQLQNFTEESLVVSGVLNVNAVDYIDFHLFPPRNLSWRIGLIFMRLLNSIRWLINKLAGKRIW; encoded by the coding sequence ATGGTCAAAGTAGCAGTTGCAAGAAAAGAGCATAAAGTTGAAGCGCTTAATGATGTTCTTGAAAAAAGTCAATTTGATACTACGCTTCAAAGTGTTTTTGAAAAATCCGGTAAAACGGATAAGTCGGCATTTTCGATTGTTATTAAACCCAATATGATGGTATTCTCTAATTTAACTGAATACCGGACTGTAACGACTGACGTCGAGTTGATGGAATGTTTAATGCAACATATTCGCTCATTAGGTTTTACAAATATCAAAGTTGTCGAAGCGCAAAATGTTCTGGCATTGTGGCTCAATGGACATACCGTAAAGCGGGTTGCGAAGTTGAGCGGTTACAGTAATAATGGATACGAGGTTGTTGATCTCACGGAAGAATCAGTCGACACAAACTACCGGTGGCGCGATGCGAAGGGTAAAGAGACGGTTTGGAAACATCCGGTTGGGAAAAGCTGGCGTGACGCGGATTTCAGGATTTCATTTGCAAAATGTAAAAGCCACGAATCTGATTACATGACACTTACTGTGAAGAATGTGTATGGATGTTTTCCTGCCCGCGATAAACATCAGCAATATCACATGCAACGGGAAGTCCCTGATGTAACGGCTTCATCGGTTTGGACTTTTCCAATTCATTTCGGGTTGATTGATGCGTTCGTCGCAAGCGATGGGTATCAAGGGTATAAAACTCAAAAATATCCGAAAGAATTAAAAATGATGTTTGGAAGTTCTGATGCAGTATGTGCTGACTTGGAGTGTACCAAGAGGGCAGGTATTCATGGGACAAAATTGAATATCATCAGAAAGTATCTTGAATGGGCGCGAGATGGAAAATATCCGGAGTATGAAGTTGTCGGTGATCAATCAACAATGTTTACAGATATTATTCCTCACTGGCAAAACATCTCCGATGAAATCGTTCAACTTCAGAATTTCACGGAAGAATCGCTCGTTGTCAGTGGAGTGCTAAACGTGAATGCGGTTGATTATATAGATTTTCATTTATTTCCTCCTAGAAATTTATCATGGAGAATCGGCTTGATTTTCATGCGCCTACTTAACAGTATTCGTTGGCTCATAAATAAATTAGCAGGGAAAAGAATTTGGTAA
- a CDS encoding phosphatidylserine/phosphatidylglycerophosphate/cardiolipin synthase family protein, which translates to MYDIALHISRGHPILSPEFERETDRLTHTVIREGNAVTLLPSGVESYQKRWELIENATNTIHIVAFSLMRDETSYRLRDMIVKKEKESVNARLIFDDGVMYSTFSGGILRSMVKGGAESIRYHSMFRNLMPDLKSSHPFLQFKKNLKTKLRRHFHEKYMVIDGREAILGGINWGNKYAYGGIEVKAWRDTDVYLAGPIVSDIQRRFIKDFFLYRAMAQGKYKCDTSLEKLYENVRNMESEFINKQSTVLFPMLNSTGPYRVRYISHKPYDEQRLPITNAYLQMFRAARHYIFWGCHGIRPPRIIAEALADAVQRGVEVRLITNSRKASRTLMLNGLMGWMYWESSNHFRRLIQNGVKVFEWQKPGAFHSKNLVIDDVVASVGSYNIASGSTFYHTESNVIIYNQEFAEHVRRQFEIDLHDCREITIENAKVVSSKHDPFLRPLDERTRWVDPSLLPDSIRNELHIVHDQA; encoded by the coding sequence ATGTACGACATCGCATTGCATATCAGCAGAGGTCATCCAATCCTCAGTCCTGAGTTCGAAAGAGAAACAGACAGGTTGACACATACTGTTATTCGAGAAGGAAATGCTGTTACATTGTTGCCGAGCGGTGTAGAATCATATCAAAAAAGATGGGAACTTATTGAGAATGCAACAAATACCATTCACATCGTTGCCTTTTCTCTGATGCGAGATGAAACAAGTTATCGTCTTCGGGATATGATAGTAAAAAAAGAAAAGGAATCTGTTAATGCGCGACTCATCTTCGATGATGGAGTGATGTACAGTACCTTTAGCGGTGGAATCCTCCGTTCCATGGTGAAAGGAGGTGCAGAATCAATCCGTTACCATAGCATGTTTCGCAACCTTATGCCGGATTTGAAATCTTCTCATCCTTTTCTTCAATTTAAAAAAAATCTAAAAACAAAGCTTCGAAGACATTTTCATGAAAAGTATATGGTGATAGATGGGCGGGAAGCGATACTCGGTGGCATCAACTGGGGAAACAAATATGCGTATGGTGGAATCGAGGTAAAAGCATGGAGGGATACAGACGTTTACCTCGCCGGACCAATCGTGTCAGATATTCAACGACGATTCATCAAAGACTTTTTTCTTTACCGTGCCATGGCGCAAGGAAAGTACAAGTGTGATACGTCACTTGAAAAACTCTACGAGAACGTTCGTAACATGGAATCCGAATTCATCAACAAACAATCAACGGTGCTATTTCCGATGTTGAATTCTACTGGTCCGTATCGTGTACGTTACATCTCTCACAAACCATACGATGAACAACGATTGCCAATCACGAATGCGTATTTGCAGATGTTTCGCGCTGCACGGCATTACATTTTTTGGGGATGTCATGGTATTCGTCCGCCACGGATTATTGCCGAAGCACTTGCCGATGCAGTACAACGGGGCGTTGAAGTCAGGCTCATCACAAATTCCCGGAAAGCATCACGTACATTGATGCTCAACGGGTTGATGGGATGGATGTACTGGGAAAGCAGCAATCATTTTCGTCGCCTGATTCAAAATGGCGTCAAAGTGTTTGAATGGCAGAAACCGGGAGCGTTTCATTCAAAGAATTTGGTGATTGATGATGTTGTTGCTTCTGTCGGTTCTTACAATATCGCATCTGGTTCAACGTTTTATCATACAGAGAGTAATGTCATTATCTATAATCAAGAATTTGCAGAACACGTACGACGTCAGTTTGAAATTGATTTGCATGATTGTCGGGAGATCACAATTGAGAACGCTAAGGTTGTTTCTTCAAAGCATGATCCATTCCTCCGTCCATTGGATGAAAGAACACGCTGGGTTGATCCATCATTACTTCCGGATTCAATCCGAAACGAGTTGCACATAGTACATGATCAAGCGTAG
- a CDS encoding CPBP family intramembrane metalloprotease, whose protein sequence is MTSQEPDVEKVFQIIGDTLKHFKTKEGIILLSSFLLLVVWGPKGDTILLPLFNQWLMPDQADRAFQLQLVSYSIGLLLLVLIPFLLIHFRFHGRFVDYGLGIGDTRWGWMTFLVIVGISLPLFYFGSMKQDMWKEYPLIYRGLNTDQIKQHFRWNVFLMYELLYASFFFIIEFTFRGYLLFGLKERFGRYAILIQMLSYTAWHLPKPATELVGTPVWGIAVAAVALRVNSLWYVFLAHWLLNVFLDLLILSNRGVI, encoded by the coding sequence ATGACTTCACAAGAACCTGATGTGGAAAAAGTATTTCAAATAATTGGTGATACTCTAAAACATTTCAAAACAAAAGAAGGGATTATTCTGTTAAGTAGTTTTCTACTGTTGGTGGTTTGGGGTCCGAAAGGCGATACCATCCTGTTACCATTGTTCAACCAGTGGTTAATGCCCGATCAAGCCGATAGAGCATTTCAACTTCAACTTGTTTCCTACAGCATCGGTTTACTCTTGTTAGTTCTCATTCCTTTTCTTCTCATCCACTTCAGGTTCCATGGGCGTTTCGTTGATTACGGTTTAGGAATTGGTGATACGCGATGGGGTTGGATGACGTTTCTCGTAATCGTGGGAATTTCTCTTCCGTTGTTTTACTTCGGATCGATGAAGCAGGACATGTGGAAAGAATATCCGCTCATCTATCGCGGATTGAACACGGACCAGATCAAACAACATTTCCGATGGAACGTATTTCTTATGTATGAACTACTCTATGCCTCGTTCTTTTTTATTATCGAGTTTACCTTTCGCGGGTATCTCCTGTTCGGATTGAAAGAACGATTCGGTCGGTATGCCATTCTTATTCAGATGTTATCGTACACCGCATGGCATCTCCCGAAACCCGCGACAGAACTTGTCGGGACTCCTGTGTGGGGAATTGCAGTTGCTGCTGTAGCGCTTCGAGTGAATTCACTTTGGTACGTGTTTCTTGCGCATTGGCTTCTCAATGTATTTTTAGATCTTCTTATACTCAGTAATCGGGGTGTTATTTAA